A genomic window from Ideonella sp. WA131b includes:
- the rplJ gene encoding 50S ribosomal protein L10, whose amino-acid sequence MSLNRNEKAAVITDVTAQAARAQTLALAEYRGLTVENLNKLRVDARSKGVYLHVLKNTLARRAVAGTPFEVAQGAMVGPLIYGFSEDAVAAAKVIADFAKTNDKLVVKGGAYAGKALNADGVKALASIPSREVLIAQVAGLLKSPIQRMAGVLAAVAEKKGGGAEAAVEAPAA is encoded by the coding sequence TTGAGTCTCAATCGCAACGAGAAGGCGGCCGTGATCACGGACGTGACGGCGCAGGCCGCACGTGCCCAGACCCTGGCATTGGCCGAGTACCGTGGCCTCACCGTGGAAAACCTGAACAAGCTGCGCGTCGATGCGCGGTCCAAGGGTGTGTACCTTCACGTGCTGAAGAACACCCTGGCCCGTCGCGCCGTCGCCGGCACGCCGTTCGAGGTGGCCCAGGGTGCCATGGTCGGGCCGCTGATCTACGGCTTTTCCGAAGACGCCGTGGCCGCGGCGAAAGTCATTGCCGACTTTGCCAAGACCAACGACAAGCTGGTCGTCAAGGGCGGCGCCTATGCCGGCAAGGCGCTGAATGCGGACGGTGTGAAGGCCCTGGCCTCCATCCCGAGCCGCGAAGTGCTGATCGCCCAGGTGGCGGGCCTGCTGAAGTCGCCCATCCAGCGCATGGCGGGCGTGCTGGCGGCCGTGGCCGAGAAGAAGGGCGGCGGTGCGGAAGCCGCCGTCGAGGCGCCGGCCGCCTGA
- the rpoB gene encoding DNA-directed RNA polymerase subunit beta: MAQATPYTYTERKRIRKSFGKRASVLKVPYLLTMQSDSYVAFLQKDVPAAKRKPEGLQAAFLSAFPITSHNGFVEMKFIEYNIARPAFDVRECQQRGLTFAAAVRAKLQMIIYDRESHPAKAVKEIKEQEVYMGEVPLMTDYGSFIVNGTERVIVSQLHRSPGVFFEHDKGKTHSSGKLLFSARIIPYRGSWLDFEFDPKDILYFRVDRRRKMPVSILLKAIGLNPESILAHFFVNDNFRLMDTGAQLEFVPERLKGEVARFDLTDKNGNVIVEKDKRITARHVRTLEQADTKWLSVPEDFLVGRVLAKNVVDGDTGEIVAKANEELTDSLLKKLRAAGIQSIPCIYTNELNQGAYISQTLASDETADQLAARVAIYRMMRPGEPPTEDAVEALFHRLFYSADTYDLSRVGRMKFNARVGRDTPEGSMTLSNDDILDVVKILVDLRNGNGDVDDIDHLGNRRVRCVGELAENQYRSGLARIEKAVKERLGQAETEALMPHDLINSKPISAALKEFFGASQLSQFMDQTNPLSEITHKRRVSALGPGGLTRERAGFEVRDVHPTHYGRVCPIETPEGPNIGLINSLALFAQLNEYGFLETPYRRVMDGKVTNQIDYLSAIEEGKYVIAQANAGLDKDGKLIDELVSAREKGESVLLSPERVQYMDVAPAQIVSVAASLVPFLEHDDANRALMGANMQRQAVPTLRPEKALVGTGVERVAAVDSGTVVTARRGGVVDYVDTNRIVIRVNDAETVAGEVGVDIYNLIKYQRSNQDTNIHQRPIVERGDALAKGDVIADGASTDLGELALGQNMLVAFMPWNGYNFEDSILISERVVADDRYTSIHIEELVVMARDTKLGSEEITRDIPNLSEQQLARLDESGIVYIGAEVNPGDVLVGKVTPKGETTLTPEEKLLRAIFGEKASDVKDTSLRVDQGTSGTVIDVQVYTREGIQRDKRAQQIIDDELKRFRLDLNDQLRIVEADAFDRIEKLLVGKPANGGPNKIAKGTTITEEYLASIDRYHWFDIRPADDDVANQLESIKNANEQTRHSFDLAFEEKRKKLTQGDELPAGVLKMVKVYLAVKRRLQPGDKMAGRHGNKGVVSKIVAVEDMPYMADGTPCDIVLNPLGVPSRMNVGQVLEVHLGWAGKGIGQRIGDMLQQQAKVAELRRFFDELYNKSGGKGERLEELSDAQVLEMAHNLQHGVPFATPVFDGAAEQEIRAMLKLAYPEELRVRKGLTESRTQAVLHDGRTGDAFERPVTVGYMHVLKLHHLVDDKMHARSTGPYSLVTQQPLGGKAQFGGQRFGEMEVWALEAYGASYILQEMLTVKSDDVNGRTKVYESIVKGEHAIEAGMPESFNVLVKEIRSLGIDIELERN; the protein is encoded by the coding sequence ATGGCGCAAGCAACCCCCTACACCTACACCGAGCGCAAGCGCATCCGCAAGAGCTTCGGCAAGCGCGCGAGCGTGCTCAAGGTGCCGTACCTGCTCACCATGCAGAGCGACAGCTACGTCGCCTTCCTGCAGAAGGACGTGCCTGCGGCCAAGCGCAAGCCCGAGGGTCTTCAGGCTGCGTTCCTCTCCGCGTTCCCGATCACGAGCCACAACGGCTTCGTGGAGATGAAGTTCATCGAATACAACATCGCACGCCCGGCGTTCGATGTGCGCGAGTGCCAGCAGCGCGGGCTGACCTTTGCCGCCGCCGTGCGCGCCAAGCTGCAGATGATCATCTACGACCGTGAATCGCACCCGGCGAAGGCGGTCAAGGAGATCAAGGAGCAAGAGGTCTACATGGGCGAAGTGCCGCTCATGACGGACTACGGCTCCTTCATCGTCAACGGCACCGAGCGTGTCATCGTCAGCCAGCTGCACCGCAGCCCCGGCGTGTTCTTCGAGCACGACAAGGGCAAGACGCACAGCTCGGGCAAGCTGCTGTTCAGCGCGCGGATCATTCCGTATCGCGGCTCGTGGCTGGACTTCGAGTTCGACCCGAAGGACATCCTCTATTTCCGCGTCGACCGCCGCCGCAAGATGCCGGTGTCGATCCTGCTCAAGGCGATCGGCCTGAACCCCGAGTCGATCCTGGCGCACTTCTTCGTCAACGACAACTTCCGCCTGATGGACACGGGCGCGCAGCTGGAGTTCGTGCCCGAGCGCCTCAAGGGCGAGGTCGCCCGCTTTGACCTGACCGACAAGAACGGCAACGTCATCGTCGAGAAGGACAAGCGCATCACCGCCCGCCACGTGCGCACGCTGGAGCAGGCCGACACCAAGTGGCTGAGCGTGCCGGAAGACTTCCTCGTCGGCCGCGTGCTGGCCAAGAACGTGGTCGATGGCGATACCGGCGAGATCGTCGCCAAGGCCAACGAGGAGCTCACCGACAGCCTGCTGAAGAAGCTGCGCGCGGCAGGAATCCAGTCGATCCCGTGCATCTACACGAACGAGCTCAATCAGGGCGCCTACATCAGCCAGACGCTGGCGTCCGACGAGACGGCCGATCAGCTGGCGGCCCGGGTGGCCATCTACCGCATGATGCGCCCCGGTGAGCCGCCGACCGAAGACGCCGTGGAGGCCCTCTTCCACCGCCTCTTCTACAGCGCCGACACCTACGACCTGAGCCGCGTCGGCCGCATGAAGTTCAACGCGCGTGTCGGTCGTGACACGCCCGAAGGCTCGATGACGCTGTCCAACGACGACATCCTCGACGTCGTGAAGATCCTTGTCGATCTGCGCAACGGCAACGGCGACGTCGACGACATCGACCACCTCGGCAACCGCCGTGTGCGTTGCGTGGGTGAGCTGGCCGAGAACCAGTATCGCAGTGGTCTGGCGCGCATCGAGAAGGCCGTCAAGGAACGCCTGGGGCAGGCCGAGACCGAGGCCCTGATGCCTCATGACCTCATCAACTCCAAGCCGATCAGCGCCGCGCTAAAGGAGTTCTTCGGCGCGAGCCAGCTCAGCCAGTTCATGGACCAGACCAACCCGCTGAGCGAGATCACGCACAAGCGGCGCGTCTCCGCCCTGGGCCCGGGTGGCCTGACACGGGAGCGCGCCGGCTTCGAGGTCCGCGACGTGCACCCCACGCACTACGGCCGTGTCTGCCCGATCGAGACGCCGGAAGGCCCGAACATCGGTCTGATCAACTCGCTGGCCCTGTTCGCGCAGCTCAACGAGTACGGCTTCCTGGAGACGCCCTACCGGCGCGTGATGGATGGCAAGGTCACGAACCAGATCGACTACCTCTCGGCGATCGAAGAAGGCAAGTACGTCATCGCCCAGGCCAACGCCGGCCTCGACAAGGACGGCAAGCTGATCGACGAGCTCGTCAGCGCCCGGGAGAAGGGCGAGTCGGTGCTGCTGAGCCCCGAGCGCGTGCAGTACATGGACGTCGCACCGGCGCAGATCGTGTCGGTGGCGGCCTCGCTCGTGCCCTTCCTGGAGCACGACGACGCCAACCGCGCGCTGATGGGCGCCAACATGCAACGTCAGGCTGTGCCGACGCTGCGCCCCGAGAAGGCGCTGGTGGGCACGGGCGTGGAGCGCGTGGCCGCGGTCGACTCGGGCACCGTGGTCACGGCGCGCCGCGGCGGCGTGGTGGACTATGTGGACACCAACCGCATCGTGATCCGCGTGAACGACGCGGAGACGGTGGCCGGCGAGGTCGGCGTCGACATCTACAACCTCATCAAGTACCAGCGCTCCAACCAGGACACCAACATCCACCAGCGCCCGATCGTCGAGCGCGGCGACGCGCTGGCCAAGGGCGACGTGATCGCCGACGGCGCCAGCACCGACCTGGGCGAGCTCGCACTCGGCCAGAACATGCTGGTGGCCTTCATGCCCTGGAACGGCTACAACTTCGAGGACTCCATCCTCATCTCCGAGCGCGTCGTCGCCGACGACCGCTACACCAGCATCCACATCGAGGAGCTGGTGGTGATGGCCCGCGACACCAAGCTGGGCAGCGAGGAGATCACCCGCGACATCCCGAATCTGAGCGAGCAGCAACTGGCCCGCCTGGACGAGTCGGGCATCGTCTACATCGGCGCCGAGGTCAACCCCGGCGACGTGCTGGTGGGCAAGGTCACGCCCAAGGGCGAGACCACGCTGACGCCGGAAGAGAAGCTGCTGCGTGCCATCTTCGGCGAGAAGGCGTCCGACGTGAAGGACACCAGCCTGCGCGTCGACCAGGGCACCAGCGGCACCGTGATCGACGTGCAGGTCTACACCCGCGAGGGCATCCAGCGCGACAAGCGCGCGCAACAGATCATCGATGACGAGCTCAAGCGCTTCCGCCTTGACTTGAACGACCAGCTGCGCATCGTTGAGGCCGACGCCTTCGACCGCATCGAGAAGCTGCTGGTGGGCAAGCCGGCCAACGGCGGCCCGAACAAGATCGCCAAGGGCACGACGATCACCGAGGAGTACCTGGCCAGCATCGACAGGTACCACTGGTTCGACATCCGCCCGGCCGACGACGACGTGGCCAACCAGCTCGAAAGCATCAAGAACGCCAACGAGCAGACCCGCCACTCCTTCGACCTCGCCTTCGAGGAGAAGCGCAAGAAGCTGACGCAGGGCGACGAACTGCCTGCCGGCGTGCTGAAGATGGTGAAGGTCTACCTCGCCGTCAAGCGCCGCCTGCAACCTGGCGACAAGATGGCCGGCCGCCACGGCAACAAGGGTGTGGTGTCGAAGATCGTCGCCGTCGAAGACATGCCCTACATGGCCGACGGCACACCGTGCGACATCGTGCTCAACCCTCTGGGCGTGCCCTCGCGGATGAACGTGGGCCAGGTTCTTGAGGTGCACCTGGGCTGGGCCGGCAAGGGCATCGGCCAGCGCATTGGCGACATGCTCCAGCAGCAGGCCAAGGTGGCGGAGCTGCGCAGGTTCTTCGATGAGCTCTACAACAAGAGCGGCGGCAAGGGCGAGCGCCTTGAGGAGCTGTCGGATGCGCAGGTTCTCGAGATGGCGCACAACCTTCAGCACGGCGTGCCCTTCGCCACCCCGGTGTTCGACGGTGCGGCCGAACAGGAGATCCGAGCCATGCTCAAGCTCGCCTACCCGGAGGAGCTGCGCGTGCGCAAGGGCCTCACCGAGAGCCGCACGCAGGCCGTCCTGCACGACGGCCGCACGGGCGACGCCTTTGAACGCCCGGTCACCGTGGGCTACATGCACGTGCTCAAGCTGCACCACCTCGTCGACGACAAGATGCACGCCCGCTCCACCGGCCCCTACAGCCTGGTGACCCAGCAGCCGCTGGGCGGCAAGGCGCAGTTCGGCGGGCAGCGCTTCGGCGAGATGGAGGTCTGGGCGCTCGAGGCCTACGGCGCCAGCTACATCCTTCAGGAGATGCTGACGGTGAAGTCCGACGACGTGAACGGCCGCACCAAGGTGTACGAAAGCATTGTCAAGGGCGAGCACGCCATCGAAGCCGGCATGCCGGAGTCGTTCAACGTCCTGGTCAAGGAGATCCGCTCCCTTGGCATCGACATTGAACTCGAGCGCAACTAA
- a CDS encoding putative toxin-antitoxin system toxin component, PIN family — MPDKPLAVIDTQVLLDWLLFADPSVTRWVTAIERGEVCWIACVAMRTEFAHMVGHPRFARWQPESERALSIFDRHAEMQPDPAARSSWLRCRDADDQVFIDLALAHRARWLLTRDKALLSLARPARVLGVEILKPQP; from the coding sequence ATGCCCGACAAGCCGCTGGCCGTGATCGACACCCAGGTGCTGCTGGACTGGCTGTTGTTCGCCGATCCGTCGGTGACACGCTGGGTGACTGCGATCGAGCGGGGCGAGGTCTGCTGGATCGCCTGCGTGGCGATGCGCACCGAGTTCGCGCACATGGTGGGCCACCCACGATTCGCGCGCTGGCAGCCAGAGAGTGAGCGAGCGCTTTCCATCTTCGACCGCCATGCCGAGATGCAGCCCGACCCGGCCGCCAGATCGTCCTGGCTGCGCTGCCGCGATGCCGACGACCAGGTGTTCATCGACCTGGCCCTCGCGCACCGAGCGCGCTGGCTGCTCACCCGCGACAAGGCGCTGCTGAGTCTGGCCCGTCCCGCCCGGGTGCTGGGCGTCGAGATCCTGAAACCCCAGCCATGA
- the rplA gene encoding 50S ribosomal protein L1, translating into MTKLTKKAKAQQGKVDSTKLYPLDAALALVKEHATAKFDESIDVAVQLGIDAKKSDQVVRGAVVMPAGTGKTKRVAVFAQGAKAEEAKAAGADIVGMDDLAAEIKAGNMNFDVVIASPDTMRVVGTLGQILGPRGLMPNPKVGTVTPDVAQAVRNAKAGQVQFRVDKAGIVHGTIGRRSFDADKLTSNLRALIDALNKAKPASSKGIYLRKVAVSSTMGVGVRVDTQTIAAQA; encoded by the coding sequence ATGACCAAGCTCACCAAGAAGGCCAAGGCCCAGCAGGGCAAGGTCGACAGCACCAAGCTGTACCCGCTGGACGCCGCGCTGGCGCTCGTGAAGGAGCACGCCACCGCCAAGTTCGATGAGTCCATCGACGTGGCCGTGCAACTGGGCATCGACGCCAAGAAGTCCGACCAGGTCGTGCGTGGCGCCGTCGTCATGCCCGCCGGCACCGGCAAGACCAAGCGTGTGGCCGTGTTTGCCCAGGGTGCCAAGGCCGAGGAGGCCAAGGCCGCCGGCGCCGACATCGTCGGCATGGACGATCTGGCCGCCGAGATCAAGGCCGGCAACATGAACTTCGACGTCGTCATCGCGTCGCCCGACACGATGCGCGTCGTCGGTACGCTGGGTCAGATCCTCGGCCCGCGCGGCCTGATGCCGAACCCGAAGGTCGGCACCGTGACGCCCGACGTCGCGCAAGCCGTGCGCAACGCCAAGGCCGGCCAGGTGCAGTTCCGCGTCGACAAGGCGGGCATCGTGCACGGCACGATCGGCCGCCGCAGTTTCGACGCCGACAAACTGACCTCCAACCTGCGCGCCCTGATCGACGCGCTGAACAAGGCCAAGCCGGCCAGCAGCAAGGGCATCTACCTGCGCAAGGTTGCTGTGTCGTCGACGATGGGCGTGGGGGTCCGCGTGGACACCCAGACCATCGCCGCGCAGGCCTGA
- the rpoC gene encoding DNA-directed RNA polymerase subunit beta' has product MKGLLDLFKQFTPDEHFDAIKIGLASPEKIRSWSFGEVKKPETINYRTFKPERDGLFCAKIFGPIKDYECLCGKYKRLKHRGVICEKCGVEVTQTKVRRDRMGHIDLAAPCAHIWFLKSLPSRLGLVLDMTLRDIERVLYFEAYVVVDPGMTPLKKFSIMTEDDFEAKRVEFGDEFVALMGAEGIKKLLEEMDIDAEIDKIRNDMTGSELKIKKNSKRLKVLEAFKKSGIKPNWMVMDVLPVLPPDLRPLVPLDGGRFATSDLNDLYRRVINRNNRLARLLELKAPEIIVRNEKRMLQEAVDSLLDNGRRGKAMTGANKRALKSLADMIKGKSGRFRQNLLGKRVDYSGRSVIVVGPTLKLHQCGLPKLMAIELFKPFIFSRLEAMGIATTIKAAKKEVESGTPVVWDILEEVIKEHPILLNRAPTLHRLGIQAFEPVLIEGKAIQLHPLVCSAFNADFDGDQMAVHVPLSIEAQMEARTLMLASNNVLFPASGEPSIVPSQDVVLGLYYATRERINGKGEGMVFADLLELQRALDNGVVEITAKISVRMTEWVKDKATGEFTPETKLVDTTVGRALLSEILPQGLPFANINKALKKKEISKLINVSFRKCGLKETVVFADKLLQNGFRLATRAGISIAIDDMLVPKEKPGLIERAEKEVKEIEQQYVSGLVTAGERYNKVVDIWGKTGDEVGKVMMAQLSKQKVQDRHGKEVDQESFNSIYMMADSGARGSAAQIRQLAGMRGLMAKPDGSIIETPITANFREGLNVLQYFNSTHGARKGLADTALKTANSGYLTRRLVDVTQDLVVTEDDCGTQNGMNRRALVEGGEVIESLRDRILGRVTATEVLHPESQEVMVPAGEMLDEDTIDALEAAGVDEVKVRTALTCDTRFGICAKCYGRDLGRGGLVNVGEAIGVIAAQSIGEPGTQLTMRTFHIGGAAQRASVANAVEAKSDGVVGFNATMRYVTNGKGDLVVISRSGEVVIFDNHHRERERHKLPYGATLTAKADQPVKAGTVLANWDPLTRPIITEFAGRAKFENVEEGVTVAKQVDEVTGLSTLVVIDPKRRGAAKVVRPQVKLMDAAGSEVKIPGTDHSVTIGFPVGALIQVRDGQDLTPGEVLARIPMEGQKTRDITGGLPRVAELFEARSPKDVGILAEITGTVSFGKETKGKNRLQITDPEGRVHEVLVPKEKNILVHEGQVVNRGELIVDGAADPQDILRLLGIEELARYIVDEVQDVYRLQGVKINDKHIEVIVRQMLRRVQIVNTGDTGYIAGEQVERSELLDTNDRMRAEGKLPATHADVLLGITKASLSTDSFISAASFQETTRVLTEAAIMGKRDELRGLKENVIVGRLIPAGTGMAFHQARKVKEEMDESERRAIAMQEAEELAAVQLAGVDAATAAGEGSAD; this is encoded by the coding sequence ATGAAGGGACTACTCGACCTTTTCAAGCAGTTCACCCCGGATGAGCATTTCGATGCCATCAAGATCGGCCTGGCGTCCCCGGAGAAGATCCGGAGCTGGTCGTTCGGCGAGGTGAAGAAGCCCGAGACCATCAACTACCGCACCTTCAAGCCTGAGCGGGACGGCCTGTTCTGCGCCAAGATCTTCGGTCCGATCAAGGACTACGAGTGCCTGTGCGGCAAGTACAAGCGCCTCAAGCACCGCGGCGTGATCTGCGAGAAGTGTGGCGTCGAGGTCACGCAGACCAAAGTGCGCCGCGACCGCATGGGTCACATCGACCTGGCCGCGCCGTGCGCGCACATCTGGTTCCTGAAGTCGCTGCCGTCGCGTCTGGGCCTGGTGCTCGACATGACGCTGCGCGACATTGAGCGCGTGCTGTACTTCGAGGCGTATGTCGTGGTCGACCCGGGCATGACGCCGCTGAAGAAGTTCAGCATCATGACCGAGGACGATTTCGAGGCCAAGCGCGTCGAGTTCGGTGACGAGTTCGTCGCGTTGATGGGTGCCGAGGGCATCAAGAAGCTGCTCGAGGAAATGGACATCGATGCGGAGATCGACAAGATCCGCAACGACATGACCGGCTCCGAGCTCAAGATCAAGAAGAACTCCAAGCGCCTGAAGGTGCTCGAGGCCTTCAAGAAGAGTGGCATCAAGCCCAACTGGATGGTGATGGACGTGCTGCCGGTGCTGCCGCCGGACCTGCGCCCGCTCGTGCCGCTGGACGGCGGCCGCTTCGCCACCAGCGACCTGAACGACCTCTACCGCCGCGTCATCAACCGCAACAACCGCCTGGCGCGGCTGCTGGAGCTGAAGGCGCCGGAAATCATCGTGCGCAACGAAAAGCGCATGCTGCAGGAAGCGGTGGACTCGCTGCTGGACAACGGCCGCCGCGGCAAGGCGATGACGGGCGCCAACAAGCGCGCGCTCAAGTCCCTGGCCGACATGATCAAGGGCAAGAGCGGCCGCTTCCGCCAGAACCTGCTGGGCAAGCGCGTCGACTACTCGGGCCGTTCGGTCATCGTCGTCGGCCCCACGCTCAAGCTGCACCAGTGCGGCCTGCCCAAGCTGATGGCCATCGAGCTGTTCAAGCCCTTCATCTTCAGCCGGCTGGAGGCGATGGGCATCGCCACCACCATCAAGGCCGCGAAGAAGGAAGTCGAGAGCGGCACGCCGGTGGTGTGGGACATCCTGGAAGAGGTGATCAAGGAGCACCCGATCCTGCTGAACCGCGCCCCGACGCTGCACCGCCTCGGCATCCAGGCCTTCGAGCCGGTGTTGATCGAGGGCAAGGCCATCCAGCTGCACCCGCTGGTGTGCTCGGCCTTCAACGCCGACTTCGACGGCGACCAGATGGCCGTGCACGTGCCGCTGTCCATTGAGGCGCAGATGGAAGCCCGCACGCTGATGCTGGCGTCCAACAACGTGCTGTTCCCGGCCTCGGGCGAGCCCTCGATCGTGCCGAGCCAGGACGTCGTGCTGGGCCTGTACTACGCCACGCGTGAGCGCATCAACGGCAAGGGCGAAGGCATGGTTTTCGCCGACCTGCTGGAGCTGCAGCGCGCGCTCGACAACGGCGTCGTCGAGATCACGGCCAAGATCAGTGTGCGCATGACCGAGTGGGTCAAGGACAAGGCCACGGGTGAGTTCACGCCCGAGACCAAGCTCGTCGACACCACCGTGGGCCGCGCGCTGCTGTCCGAGATCCTGCCCCAGGGCCTGCCGTTCGCCAACATCAACAAGGCGCTCAAGAAGAAGGAGATCAGCAAGCTGATCAACGTCAGCTTCCGCAAGTGCGGCCTGAAGGAGACGGTGGTCTTCGCCGACAAGCTGCTGCAGAACGGCTTCCGGCTGGCCACGCGCGCCGGCATCTCGATCGCCATCGACGATATGCTGGTGCCGAAGGAAAAGCCGGGTCTGATCGAGCGCGCCGAAAAGGAAGTGAAGGAGATCGAGCAGCAGTACGTCTCGGGTCTCGTCACGGCCGGCGAGCGCTACAACAAGGTCGTGGACATCTGGGGCAAGACCGGCGACGAGGTCGGCAAGGTCATGATGGCCCAGCTGTCCAAGCAGAAGGTGCAGGACCGCCACGGCAAGGAAGTCGACCAGGAGTCGTTCAACTCCATCTACATGATGGCCGACTCGGGTGCCCGCGGCAGCGCGGCGCAGATCCGCCAGCTCGCCGGCATGCGCGGCCTGATGGCCAAGCCCGACGGCTCGATCATCGAGACGCCCATCACGGCGAACTTCCGTGAAGGCCTGAACGTGCTGCAGTACTTCAACTCCACGCACGGCGCCCGCAAGGGCCTGGCGGACACGGCGCTGAAGACAGCGAACTCAGGGTACCTGACGCGCCGTCTGGTGGACGTGACCCAGGACCTGGTCGTCACGGAAGACGACTGCGGCACTCAGAACGGCATGAACCGCCGGGCGCTGGTCGAAGGCGGCGAGGTGATCGAATCGCTGCGCGACCGCATCCTCGGCCGCGTCACGGCCACCGAGGTGCTGCACCCCGAGTCACAGGAGGTCATGGTGCCGGCCGGCGAGATGCTGGACGAGGACACCATCGACGCGCTCGAGGCCGCCGGTGTGGACGAGGTCAAGGTGCGCACGGCACTCACCTGCGACACCCGCTTCGGCATCTGCGCCAAGTGCTACGGCCGGGATCTCGGCCGTGGCGGCCTGGTGAACGTGGGTGAGGCCATCGGCGTGATCGCCGCGCAGTCCATCGGCGAGCCCGGCACGCAGCTGACGATGCGCACCTTCCACATCGGCGGTGCCGCGCAGCGCGCGTCGGTGGCCAACGCGGTGGAGGCCAAGAGCGATGGCGTCGTCGGCTTCAACGCCACGATGCGCTACGTGACCAACGGCAAGGGCGACCTGGTCGTCATCTCGCGTTCGGGCGAGGTCGTCATCTTCGACAACCACCACCGCGAGCGTGAGCGTCACAAGCTGCCGTACGGCGCCACACTCACCGCGAAGGCCGACCAGCCCGTCAAGGCCGGCACCGTGTTGGCCAACTGGGACCCGCTGACCCGGCCGATCATCACCGAGTTCGCCGGCCGGGCGAAGTTCGAGAACGTCGAGGAAGGCGTGACGGTGGCCAAGCAGGTCGACGAGGTCACGGGCCTGTCGACGCTGGTGGTCATCGACCCGAAGCGCCGCGGCGCGGCCAAGGTCGTGCGCCCGCAGGTCAAGCTGATGGATGCCGCGGGCAGCGAGGTCAAGATCCCGGGCACCGACCATTCAGTGACCATCGGCTTCCCGGTCGGCGCGCTGATCCAGGTGCGTGACGGGCAAGACCTCACCCCCGGCGAGGTGCTGGCCCGCATTCCGATGGAAGGCCAGAAGACACGCGACATCACCGGCGGCCTGCCGCGGGTGGCCGAGCTGTTCGAGGCCCGATCGCCCAAGGACGTGGGCATCCTGGCCGAGATCACCGGCACGGTGAGCTTCGGCAAGGAGACCAAGGGCAAGAACCGCCTGCAGATCACCGATCCCGAGGGCCGCGTCCACGAGGTGCTGGTGCCCAAGGAGAAGAACATCCTGGTGCACGAGGGCCAGGTGGTGAACCGCGGCGAACTCATCGTCGACGGCGCGGCGGATCCTCAGGACATCCTGCGCCTGCTGGGCATCGAGGAACTGGCGCGCTACATCGTTGACGAGGTGCAGGACGTCTACCGCCTGCAGGGCGTGAAGATCAACGACAAGCACATCGAAGTGATCGTCCGCCAGATGCTGCGCCGGGTACAGATCGTGAACACCGGGGACACCGGCTACATCGCTGGTGAGCAGGTGGAGCGCTCGGAGCTGCTGGACACCAACGACCGCATGCGCGCCGAGGGCAAGCTGCCGGCCACGCACGCCGACGTGCTGCTGGGCATCACCAAGGCCTCGCTGTCGACCGACAGCTTCATCTCGGCGGCCTCGTTCCAGGAGACTACCCGCGTGCTCACCGAGGCGGCCATCATGGGCAAGCGCGACGAGCTGCGTGGCCTGAAGGAAAACGTCATCGTCGGCCGCCTGATCCCCGCGGGCACCGGCATGGCTTTCCACCAGGCCCGCAAGGTCAAGGAAGAGATGGACGAGTCGGAGCGCCGCGCCATCGCCATGCAGGAGGCCGAGGAACTGGCTGCCGTGCAACTGGCAGGTGTGGACGCGGCCACGGCTGCGGGCGAAGGCTCGGCCGACTGA
- the rplL gene encoding 50S ribosomal protein L7/L12 produces MAFDKDAFLAAMDSMTVMELNDLVKAIEEKFGVSAAAMAAPVAGGGGAAAAPVEEKTEFNVMLLEAGANKVGVIKAVRELTGLGLKEAKDLVDGAPKAVKEGIAKADAEAALKKLVEAGAKAEVK; encoded by the coding sequence ATGGCATTCGACAAAGACGCTTTCCTGGCCGCGATGGACAGCATGACCGTCATGGAACTCAATGACCTGGTCAAGGCCATCGAAGAGAAGTTCGGCGTGTCCGCCGCCGCCATGGCCGCCCCGGTGGCCGGTGGTGGTGGCGCCGCTGCCGCCCCGGTCGAGGAGAAGACCGAGTTCAACGTGATGCTGCTCGAAGCCGGTGCCAACAAGGTCGGCGTCATCAAGGCGGTGCGTGAGCTCACGGGCCTGGGCCTGAAGGAAGCCAAGGACCTGGTCGACGGCGCGCCCAAGGCCGTGAAGGAAGGCATCGCCAAGGCCGACGCCGAGGCCGCCCTCAAGAAGCTGGTGGAAGCCGGCGCCAAGGCGGAAGTGAAGTAA
- the rplK gene encoding 50S ribosomal protein L11 encodes MAKKIVGFIKLQVPAGKANPSPPIGPALGQRGLNIMEFCKAFNAQTQQGYEIGMKLPVVITAFADKSFTFIIKSPPATALLKKAAKIEKGSGKAHLDKVGKVTREQLEEIAKIKMKDLNAANLEGAVKIIAGSARSIGIVVEGV; translated from the coding sequence ATGGCAAAGAAGATCGTCGGCTTCATCAAGCTGCAAGTCCCGGCGGGCAAGGCGAACCCCTCGCCCCCGATCGGCCCCGCGCTCGGCCAGCGTGGCCTGAACATCATGGAGTTCTGCAAGGCGTTCAACGCGCAGACGCAGCAGGGTTACGAGATCGGCATGAAGCTGCCGGTGGTCATCACCGCCTTCGCCGACAAGAGCTTCACCTTCATCATCAAGTCGCCGCCCGCGACCGCGCTGCTGAAGAAGGCCGCCAAGATCGAGAAGGGTTCCGGCAAGGCGCACCTCGACAAGGTTGGCAAGGTCACGCGCGAGCAGCTCGAAGAGATCGCCAAGATCAAGATGAAGGACCTGAACGCCGCCAACCTCGAAGGCGCCGTGAAGATCATTGCGGGCTCGGCCCGTTCCATCGGCATCGTCGTCGAAGGAGTCTGA